From a single Bacteroidota bacterium genomic region:
- a CDS encoding LD-carboxypeptidase: MILQKNDTIGIAATARHIDEATIANTVRLLESWGLKVKLSSALFERDNAFAGNDASRAKAFNELLLDGEVKAILLARGGYGTIRIIDDIDFSGFAENPKLIIGFSDVTVIHAHINKHYPTPTLHACMPITMQGDYYNETTISSLQNALFNNKINYTFAKHPLNRNGNVEAKLVGGNLSVLYSLLASDSLVSFDDCILFIEDIGEYYYHIDRMMIALKRAGKLAKLKGLLVGGMSSMNENAPPFEFNKDCYQIISETVAEYNYPVYFSFPAGHEALNVAIRLGSLCTLRSDATQVYFEQ, translated from the coding sequence ATGATTTTACAAAAAAACGATACAATAGGCATTGCTGCCACAGCCCGACATATTGATGAAGCTACTATTGCCAATACCGTTCGGTTGCTGGAGTCGTGGGGATTGAAAGTAAAATTAAGTTCAGCGTTGTTTGAGCGCGATAATGCTTTTGCCGGGAACGATGCAAGCAGGGCCAAGGCCTTTAACGAATTGTTGTTGGACGGTGAAGTAAAAGCTATTTTATTGGCACGTGGTGGTTATGGTACCATTCGTATTATTGACGATATTGATTTTTCCGGTTTTGCTGAGAACCCTAAATTAATTATTGGTTTTAGCGATGTAACAGTTATTCATGCACACATTAATAAACATTATCCAACACCAACATTACATGCTTGTATGCCTATAACCATGCAGGGTGATTATTACAATGAAACAACCATAAGTAGTTTGCAAAATGCACTGTTTAACAATAAAATTAATTACACGTTTGCAAAGCATCCTTTAAACAGAAATGGTAATGTAGAAGCAAAATTAGTAGGCGGTAATTTATCTGTTCTATATAGTTTACTGGCAAGCGATAGTTTAGTTAGTTTTGATGATTGTATTTTGTTTATTGAAGACATAGGAGAATACTATTACCACATTGACAGAATGATGATTGCTTTAAAAAGGGCAGGTAAGCTGGCTAAGTTAAAAGGATTATTGGTGGGTGGTATGAGTAGTATGAACGAGAATGCGCCTCCTTTTGAGTTTAACAAGGATTGTTATCAAATTATTAGTGAAACGGTGGCTGAATACAACTATCCCGTTTATTTTAGTTTTCCCGCAGGACACGAAGCACTGAATGTTGCTATCAGACTGGGTTCGCTTTGTACATTGCGAAGTGATGCTACCCAAGTTTACTTTGAACAATAA
- a CDS encoding 50S ribosomal protein L25/general stress protein Ctc has protein sequence MKTVAMFGNKRDNLGKSSTKAVRAAGQVPCVLYGGKEHLHFTMYEADFKLLVYTPNTYKVQLDIDGTVIKAVLKDIQYHPVNESIIHADFMELNDNKEIEIPIPVKCVGNSVGVRQGGKLMIKQQKLRVKGLPANLPESIEINIDNLEIGKSIKVGDITVNNIVLLDSPNNPVVTVKTTRAAVSAATEEAKGKKK, from the coding sequence ATGAAAACAGTAGCAATGTTTGGTAACAAACGTGACAATTTAGGTAAATCAAGTACAAAAGCAGTAAGAGCAGCAGGACAAGTTCCTTGCGTATTGTACGGAGGAAAAGAACATTTGCATTTCACAATGTATGAAGCTGATTTCAAACTTTTAGTTTATACTCCAAATACTTATAAAGTACAATTAGATATTGATGGTACAGTAATAAAAGCAGTATTAAAAGATATCCAATACCACCCGGTTAATGAGTCAATTATTCACGCTGACTTTATGGAATTAAACGATAACAAAGAAATTGAAATTCCAATTCCTGTTAAATGTGTTGGTAATTCAGTAGGTGTTCGTCAAGGTGGTAAATTGATGATTAAACAACAAAAATTAAGAGTTAAAGGTTTACCGGCTAATTTACCAGAATCAATTGAAATTAATATTGATAATTTAGAAATTGGTAAATCAATTAAAGTAGGCGATATCACAGTAAACAATATTGTATTATTAGATTCACCTAACAATCCGGTTGTTACCGTTAAAACGACTAGAGCAGCAGTATCTGCAGCTACAGAAGAAGCAAAAGGTAAAAAGAAATAG
- a CDS encoding peptide-N-glycosidase F-related protein: MKKIYLILFLLSIIHNTNALNGDTTKIRAFDKLDMNHYGNFDAWVKFPDGAKKYQKIIMKYTLGCLSNGQCEWDYTNTLLVRENTGLKDSTQKQAPNYTIVGQSTTPDTLYYLTDTAYKYFFNTTTQTADSTKQNAIVVLLYNNTSNPTLVTDTLKVWPTYYRVNYNGSGVATDSTLVKNSASYIAKAMRTYYQVFDIINDYELGRMITPYAKFFNKNFQYTYVFDVTDFAGKLKDSVQIRMDYSGYSYGFTATVDFEMIEGTPNREVAKIENIYKGYFPYGNTSNPIDNFLPAKAFTQDAGTKSIKLRLTVTGHGGENNEGCSEFCAKKYFLKLNNTQIAEQLVWKDDCGKNAIINQGGTWIYDRANWCPGEQIAPYEYELNTQSGNNNVDIDFEDFVANGSAGYQVMATLIHYKDYSYNNEVGLQEILWPSNDFRYQRLNPSCQAARVSVKNNGKNPLTSFTVKYQSGDKRINSFVWKGNIPFGATSTIDLGYIQWDANVKTFKVWVESPNGATDENTTNNNLQVGNIVSPPTFPSQIIIETTTNKLPGENRWIIKNENGDTIASKLFTKTSTRHLDTVNIGYGCYTFQFDDAGKDGLSFWASSANTGSGSLRITATNPYRVLKTYNADFGTFITQHFTGQAPLSVNDMDETKNTMLVFPNPASKTVSIQLDMPLNFESKTYQVFNIQGQLVYSHTTADYLVDIDLSNFSQGIYFAVVNTNNKSFTQKFMVK, encoded by the coding sequence ATGAAAAAAATTTACCTTATCCTATTCTTACTTTCCATTATTCATAACACAAATGCTCTGAACGGAGACACTACTAAAATAAGAGCCTTTGATAAACTAGACATGAATCATTATGGGAATTTTGACGCATGGGTAAAGTTTCCTGATGGTGCTAAAAAATATCAGAAAATAATTATGAAATACACCTTAGGGTGTTTAAGTAACGGACAATGTGAATGGGATTATACCAATACTCTATTGGTAAGAGAAAATACCGGTTTAAAAGACTCCACACAGAAACAAGCCCCCAATTATACTATTGTTGGCCAATCAACCACTCCGGACACCTTGTATTATTTAACCGATACAGCTTATAAATATTTTTTCAATACAACCACTCAAACGGCTGATAGCACAAAACAAAATGCAATAGTTGTTTTATTATACAACAACACAAGCAATCCGACTTTGGTTACAGATACGCTAAAAGTTTGGCCTACCTATTACCGTGTTAATTATAATGGCAGTGGTGTTGCTACTGATTCTACCTTGGTTAAAAACAGTGCTAGTTATATTGCAAAAGCCATGCGCACATATTACCAGGTTTTTGACATAATAAACGATTATGAATTAGGACGTATGATTACTCCTTACGCTAAATTTTTTAATAAAAACTTCCAATACACTTATGTATTTGATGTAACTGATTTTGCGGGCAAATTGAAAGATTCAGTTCAGATAAGAATGGATTACTCTGGTTACAGTTATGGTTTTACAGCCACCGTAGACTTTGAAATGATTGAAGGAACACCTAACAGAGAAGTAGCAAAAATTGAAAACATTTACAAAGGTTATTTCCCTTATGGCAATACATCAAACCCAATTGATAATTTTTTACCTGCTAAAGCATTTACCCAAGATGCCGGCACTAAATCCATAAAACTTCGCTTAACGGTTACAGGCCATGGAGGAGAGAACAACGAAGGATGCTCTGAGTTTTGTGCCAAAAAATATTTCTTAAAACTAAACAATACACAAATAGCTGAACAATTGGTTTGGAAAGATGATTGTGGTAAAAATGCTATTATTAACCAAGGAGGAACTTGGATTTACGATAGAGCAAATTGGTGCCCTGGAGAACAAATAGCTCCTTACGAGTACGAATTAAATACACAATCAGGCAATAATAATGTAGATATTGATTTTGAAGATTTTGTTGCCAATGGTAGTGCCGGTTATCAGGTAATGGCTACACTTATACATTACAAAGATTACAGTTATAACAACGAAGTAGGCTTACAGGAAATATTATGGCCTAGCAATGATTTCAGATACCAAAGATTAAATCCTTCTTGCCAGGCGGCAAGAGTTTCCGTAAAAAACAATGGAAAAAACCCTTTAACCTCTTTTACGGTTAAATACCAGTCAGGCGATAAACGCATTAATTCTTTTGTTTGGAAAGGGAACATTCCGTTTGGTGCAACATCTACTATTGACTTAGGCTATATTCAATGGGATGCTAACGTAAAAACATTTAAAGTGTGGGTGGAAAGTCCAAATGGAGCAACAGATGAAAATACTACCAATAACAATTTACAGGTAGGCAATATTGTAAGCCCGCCTACTTTCCCCAGCCAGATTATTATAGAAACAACTACCAATAAACTGCCGGGAGAAAACCGTTGGATAATTAAAAATGAAAATGGTGATACTATTGCTTCAAAATTATTTACCAAAACAAGCACACGCCATTTAGATACAGTAAATATTGGTTACGGTTGTTATACTTTTCAATTTGACGATGCAGGCAAGGACGGATTAAGCTTTTGGGCATCATCAGCTAATACAGGTAGTGGAAGCTTACGTATTACAGCTACTAATCCGTACCGTGTATTAAAAACTTACAATGCTGATTTTGGTACTTTTATTACACAACACTTTACAGGCCAAGCACCATTAAGTGTGAATGACATGGATGAAACTAAAAATACCATGCTGGTATTTCCTAATCCGGCCTCTAAAACGGTAAGCATTCAATTGGATATGCCTTTAAATTTTGAATCTAAAACTTACCAGGTTTTCAATATCCAAGGACAATTGGTTTATAGCCATACTACTGCTGATTACTTAGTTGATATTGATTTAAGCAATTTTAGCCAAGGCATTTATTTTGCAGTGGTGAATACAAACAACAAAAGCTTCACTCAGAAATTTATGGTTAAGTAA
- a CDS encoding GNAT family N-acetyltransferase: MEVKNKQTDTKGNFFIEENGSTIAELEYVYAGPDKIIINHTEVNPGQEGKGLGKILVKAAIDFARANHLKIMPLCPYAKSFFDKTDEYNDVLF; this comes from the coding sequence ATGGAAGTTAAAAATAAACAAACCGACACCAAAGGAAATTTCTTCATAGAAGAAAACGGCTCAACCATTGCCGAGCTTGAATACGTTTATGCCGGACCTGATAAAATTATTATAAACCACACCGAAGTTAATCCCGGACAGGAAGGAAAAGGCTTAGGGAAAATTCTAGTAAAAGCAGCTATTGATTTTGCAAGAGCAAACCATTTAAAAATAATGCCGCTTTGTCCCTATGCAAAAAGTTTTTTCGACAAAACTGATGAGTATAACGATGTGTTATTTTAA